One region of Arvicola amphibius chromosome 3, mArvAmp1.2, whole genome shotgun sequence genomic DNA includes:
- the Upk2 gene encoding uroplakin-2 isoform X1, with the protein MTSTLPVQTLPLFLGLLTVPAPGAADFNISSLSGLLSPALTESLLVALPPCHLTGGNATLMVRRANDSKVVESVFVVPPCRGRRELVNVVDSGAGFTVTRLSAYQVTNLTPGTKYYISYRVQKGTSTESSPETPMSTLPRRNMESIELGMARTGGMVVITVLLSVAMFLLVVGLAIALGLGARK; encoded by the exons ATGACCTCCACGCTGCCTGTCCAGACCTTGCCCTTGTTTCTGGGTCTCCTGACTGTCCCGGCTCCGGGGGCTGCAG ACTTCAACATCTCAAGCCTCTCTGGGCTGCTGTCTCCGGCGCTAACAGAAAGCCTGCTAGTTGCCTTGCCCCCATGTCACCTCACGGGAGGTAATGCCACACTGATGGTCCGGAGAGCCAACGACAGCAAAG TGGTGGAATCAGTGTTTGTGGTGCCTCCATGCCGTGGGCGCAGGGAGCTAGTGAACGTGGTGGACAGTGGGGCTGGCTTCACCGTCACGCGGCTCAGCGCATATCAAGTGACAAACCTAACCCCAGGAACTAAATACTA CATTTCCTACCGGGTGCAGAAGGGGACGTCCACCGAGTCCAGCCCAGAAACCCCGATGTCTACGCTTCCTC GAAGGAACATGGAGTCTATTGAGTTAGGAATGGCCCGGACGGGTGGCATGGTAGTCATCACGGTGCTGCTGTCCGTGGCCATGTTCCTGTTGGTCGTGGGCCTCGCCATTGCCCTGGGACTGGGTGCCCGAAAATGA
- the Upk2 gene encoding uroplakin-2 isoform X2, with translation MTSTLPVQTLPLFLGLLTVPAPGAADFNISSLSGLLSPALTESLLVALPPCHLTGGNATLMVRRANDSKVVESVFVVPPCRGRRELVNVVDSGAGFTVTRLSAYQVTNLTPGTKYYISYRVQKGTSTESSPETPMSTLPRKNMESIELGMARTGGMVVITVLLSVAMFLLVVGLAIALGLGARK, from the exons ATGACCTCCACGCTGCCTGTCCAGACCTTGCCCTTGTTTCTGGGTCTCCTGACTGTCCCGGCTCCGGGGGCTGCAG ACTTCAACATCTCAAGCCTCTCTGGGCTGCTGTCTCCGGCGCTAACAGAAAGCCTGCTAGTTGCCTTGCCCCCATGTCACCTCACGGGAGGTAATGCCACACTGATGGTCCGGAGAGCCAACGACAGCAAAG TGGTGGAATCAGTGTTTGTGGTGCCTCCATGCCGTGGGCGCAGGGAGCTAGTGAACGTGGTGGACAGTGGGGCTGGCTTCACCGTCACGCGGCTCAGCGCATATCAAGTGACAAACCTAACCCCAGGAACTAAATACTA CATTTCCTACCGGGTGCAGAAGGGGACGTCCACCGAGTCCAGCCCAGAAACCCCGATGTCTACGCTTCCTCGTAA GAACATGGAGTCTATTGAGTTAGGAATGGCCCGGACGGGTGGCATGGTAGTCATCACGGTGCTGCTGTCCGTGGCCATGTTCCTGTTGGTCGTGGGCCTCGCCATTGCCCTGGGACTGGGTGCCCGAAAATGA